The proteins below are encoded in one region of Deinococcus metalli:
- a CDS encoding lysophospholipid acyltransferase family protein, with protein MSDVRRPDPAQAALERAPTVDPRMYAFVLAVTNLPVLLSGMRLDAQGVEHVPPPGTPLVVAANHVSGLDPFLVARALPRGRFLQYMAKKELFLPVIGWIIRTGGSFPVDRSGNDVAAIRTAVRVLKDNGTVGIFPGGTRGGTELHGGVALIAAKGRAPILPAGIHRSGKRWVVRFGPPIASGGGIKAVTAELGTELVRLSQPG; from the coding sequence ATGAGCGACGTCCGGCGCCCCGATCCTGCCCAGGCCGCCCTGGAACGCGCCCCGACCGTCGATCCGCGCATGTACGCCTTCGTGCTGGCGGTCACGAACCTGCCGGTGCTCCTGAGCGGCATGCGCCTCGACGCGCAGGGCGTAGAGCACGTCCCGCCGCCCGGCACGCCCCTGGTGGTCGCCGCGAACCACGTCAGCGGCCTCGATCCCTTCCTGGTCGCCCGCGCCCTGCCGCGTGGCCGGTTCCTGCAGTACATGGCGAAAAAGGAGCTGTTCCTGCCGGTCATCGGCTGGATCATCCGTACCGGTGGGTCGTTCCCGGTGGACCGCAGCGGCAACGACGTGGCGGCCATCCGCACCGCCGTGCGGGTGCTCAAGGACAACGGAACCGTCGGCATCTTTCCAGGGGGCACCCGCGGCGGCACCGAGTTGCACGGCGGCGTCGCGCTCATCGCCGCGAAGGGCCGCGCGCCGATCCTCCCGGCGGGCATCCACCGCAGCGGCAAGCGCTGGGTGGTGCGCTTCGGCCCGCCCATCGCGTCCGGGGGCGGCATCAAGGCCGTGACCGCCGAACTCGGCACGGAACTCGTAAGGCTGTCGCAGCCGGGCTGA